In Microbacterium laevaniformans, a single window of DNA contains:
- a CDS encoding preprotein translocase subunit YajC, which translates to MDWILLVAMVALLGFMFWSSRKRAAKMKAEQEAKARAMLPGVKVLLQGGLYGVLVSYDGEDLSKAATVELAPGVAVEVHSQAILRVVDDEDGTVTEDEFIEAEADQAEYEGDVANGVISSVSDDRAAEAAEKVADTSADSGDAKPHA; encoded by the coding sequence ATGGATTGGATTCTGCTCGTCGCGATGGTGGCGCTGCTCGGCTTCATGTTCTGGAGCTCTCGCAAGCGCGCCGCCAAGATGAAGGCGGAGCAGGAGGCCAAGGCACGGGCGATGCTCCCCGGCGTCAAGGTGCTGCTGCAGGGCGGCCTGTATGGCGTGCTCGTCTCGTACGACGGCGAGGACCTGTCCAAGGCGGCAACCGTCGAGCTCGCGCCCGGGGTCGCCGTCGAGGTCCACAGCCAGGCGATCCTGCGCGTCGTGGATGACGAGGACGGCACCGTCACCGAGGACGAGTTCATCGAAGCCGAGGCCGACCAGGCCGAGTACGAGGGCGATGTCGCCAACGGCGTCATCTCGTCGGTGAGCGACGACCGTGCCGCAGAAGCCGCCGAGAAGGTCGCCGACACGTCGGCCGATTCCGGCGACGCGAAGCCGCACGCCTGA